CGGCAGGCTCACCCCGCCGCCCTGCTGCGGGGGGGTGCCCCGGGGCGGCACGGCCACGGACCGCGCGGTCTGCGGGGGCACACCGCCGGGCGGCACGGGCCGCCCCGGCTCCGGGGCCTGCGGCGGCACAGGCTGCCCCGGCGCCGACCGGGGGGCAGCGCCCTCCGCCGCCGTGGCCGTGTCGTCCGTGTCGTTCGCGTTGTCCGCGTTGTCCGCCGTGCCTTCGGCGCCCTGCGGAACGGCCGGTCCGGGCCGGTCGTCCACCCCGGCCGGTACGGGCTGTCCCTCGGCGCCGGGCCGCGCGCTCTCCGGCGCGGGGACCGCGTCCCCCTCCGCCGGGCTCGGCCGCCCGCGCCGACGGCCGGTGCCCCCGGGCGCGGTGGCGGCAGCGGCGGCGGGTCCGTCCGGCTCGCCGCCGTCGTGCGGGGTGTCGTCCGCCGCGGCGGTGCCGTCACCCGGAACCGCGGTCCGGGGCGGAACGGACCCCTGGCCGGGCAGCGGCGCGTGCGGCGGCTCGGCGGGTCCGGTCGCGGGAGCCGCGGGGGCGGCGGCCCGGCGCCGCCCGGTGGGCTGCGAGGCGTCCTCGCCCGAGGCGGAACCCTCCGCCGACACCGGGCTCTCCAGGAAGGCGTCCGTCGAGCTGCGCCGCCCCCGGCGCCGTCCGCTGCCCGCCGCCTCCACGGCCTCCATGGGGTCCATGGGGTCCCCGGGCCGGTCGGCGGCGTCCAGAGGCGCCGTCCCGGCGCCCCGGGGCAGCGCCGGAAGCCCCGCGTCGTCCGCGGACCCGGCGGGCTCCACCGGCTCCCCGGTCTCGGCCAGGCTCTCCGGCAGCAGCTCCGGCATGGTCTCGGGAGCGGCGGGCAGGGCGTTCGACGGCCCGGGCGCGCCGGTGCCGTCCGGTGCGCCGGACCCGGCGCCGCCGACGGCCGGGGGCTCCTGCGCGATGCCTCCCGCGCCGTCCCCGAGCGGTACTTCCAGGACGTAGGCGCTGCCGCTCATCCCCGGCATCTCATGCGTCTGGAGCACACCGCCGTGCGCCGTGACGATGCCGCGGACGATCGGCTCGTGCACCGGGTCGCCCCCGCTGAACGGTCCGCGTACCTCGATCCGGACGACATCGCCGCGCTGGGCCGCCGCGATCACGACGGTGGAGTCCGCGTAGCCGCCGTCGGGCAGCAGCCGGGTCTTGCCGGTCGAGTCCACCCCGGCCACGTCCGCGGCCAGATGCGCGAGGGCCGTCGCCAGCCGGACCGTGTCCACCTCGGCCTCGATCGCCGGGGCGTGCACGGCGAACTGGACCCGTCCGGGCCCGATCAGCTCGATCGCGCCCTCCACCCCGGCCGCGACCACCGCGTCCAGCATGACCTTCGTCTTGTCCAGCCGTTCCCCGCCGGTGTCGAGCCGCTGGAAGCCGAGGACATTGTCGATGAGGGTGGTCATCCGGGCGTACCCGGCGGCGAGGTGGTGCAGGATCTGGTTGGCCTCGGGCCACAGCTGGCCCGCCGGGTCGTCGGCGAGCGTCCCCAGCTCCCGGCGCAGCTCCAGCAGCGGACCGCGCAGGGAGCCGTCGAGTACGGCGGTGAGCTGCCCGTGCCGGGCGGCGAGTTCCTCGTACCGCTCGTCACGGCGTTCGATCTCGGTGGTGTACCGCTCGGACTTGTCCGCGAGTTCGGCGGTGAACCGTTCCTCGTTCTCCGCCAGCTCGGTGGTGAAGCGCTCCGTCGTCGCGGTCAGTTCGGCGGTGAGACGTTCGGTGGTCCCGGCCAGCTCGGCGGCGTGCCGCTCGGCCAGCGCCTCCGCGGGCCGCCGGTCGGTGAAGGTCATCACCGCGCCGACGAGCTGGTCCCCGTCCCGTACCGGGGCGGTGGTCAGGTCGACCGGCACCCGGGAGCCGTCCTTCGCCCACAGCACCTGGCCGCGGACCCGGTGCTTGCGCCCGGAGCGCAGGGTGTCCGCGAGCGGGGACTCGGCGTACGGGAAGGGCTTGCCGTCCTCGCGCGAGTGCAGGATCAGCGGGTGCAGCTCCTGGCCGCCGAGGTCGCTGGCGCGGAAGCCGAGGATCTGGGCGGCGGCCGGGTTGACGAGGACCACACGGCCCTCGGTGTCCGTGCCGACGACGCCCTCGGCGGCGGCCCGCAGGATCATCTCGGTCTGCCGCTGGGAACGCGCCAGCTCGGCCTCGGTGTCCAGGGTCCCGGAGAGATCGCGGACAACGAGCATCAGCAGCTCGTCGCCGGTGTAGCCCTGGCGGGAGGCGTAGGCGTCCCGGCCGTCCTCCAGACCGGCGCTGGTCACCTCGACGGGGAACTCGTTGCCGTCGGTGCGGCGCGCCACCATCCGGGTCGGCTTGGTGCGCCCGCGCTCGTCGGTCGCCTCGGGCCGCCGCATGGAGCCCGGGATCAGCCGCGAGTCGAACGTGGGCAGCAGATCCAGCAGCCCGCGCCCCACGAGGGCGGTGCCGGGTGCCTCGAAGAGTTCGAGCGCGATGGTGTTGGCGTTGACGACCGTGCCGTTGCAATTGACGAGCACGAGCCCGTCGGGGAGGGCGTCGAGTATGGCTGCGAGGCGAGCAGCGCCTCGGGATGGCCGGCTGCTCACAACGACGGTTCCTCCCTGGCTTACTGCGTGTGCGGACAGCGGGCCCCATCTTGCCCCTCGGGCCCCCGGCTGTCACTGAAGGGGATTCTACGGGCAGTGGTTGCCGCCGGGGCGGCGGATCGGGGGGAGCTCGTCGCGGGGTTGTGTGGACACGCGGTGACCACGGGCCGCGCACCGGCCGCGCAGCCATGCAGCTCAGACCTGTCCCCGGCGTGTCTCCCGGGGCGCCGGAGCGGTCGCCGGGCCCGGTCGTCCGGCGTCCGCCGGACTAGGAACGGGCCTGCGGCAGCAGGGGTTCCGCGTTGTGCCAGCGGGAGATCTCGCAGCCGTCGGTCCGGCTGAAGACGGCGTCCACGGGCCGTCCCCGCCAGGCGCCCGTCACCCGGGCGGTGGCCGGTCCGCCGGCCTGCTGGGTGCACATCTGCCCCTCGGGCACGGGAACGAACGGGTCCTCGCCCGCCTGCGCCAGCGTGTCCAGCCGGGCGCAGGCCCCGTCCCGGTCCGGGTGGGTGCCGCCGACCGGGCCGCAGGTCAGTTCGTAGCGGCCGTCGGCGCGGGCGTTTCCGCTCTCGGAGACCACGACGGTCAGCCGGTCCTGTCCGGTCCCGGGCCCGCCGCCCACCGTCAGCGGCGGTGGTACGGGTGCCGCCCCGGCCGGGGGTGCGACGGCGGTCGGCGCGGAGGCCGCGGCGGCGGCGACGAGGACGGTGATGAGGGTGCGGGGGGTGCGAAGCGGCATGGGGGCGCCTCCTGACGCGCGAGGGAAACACGAACCGGGCGGACCTCCGTACGCCGTCCGCCCCACACGTCCAACGCCCCGCGCCCCGGTCCGTTGCGCCTCCTTTCCACCTTCCGTTCCCCGGGAAACCCCGCACCCCCGCGATTCACCCTCCCCCCGCTTATCCCGGGCGTGTCGCCCCTGGTCCGGCCTTTGCCCTGCGACCCGCGTGCCTAGTACCGTGGGCAACGATTGGTGACACCGCACCTGGCTGTGTCATCATCTGCACACACCTCGCACCCGCGTGGTGTGCTGGAGGCGTCGCCTAGTCCGGTCTATGGCGCCGCACTGCTAATGCGGTTTGGGTTTTAAAGCCCATCGAGGGTTCAAATCCCTCCGCCTCCGCCAGCGAGATCACGAAAGCCCCGGCCATCCGGCCGGGGCTTTCGTGTGTCTCCGCGGTGCCTCTGCCGGGTCTCTGTGACAGCCCCTGCGGCGGCCTCTGTGACCGCGCTCACTTCTCGCTTCTCCCGCTGTCCCGCTGGGTCGCCCCCACCCTGTCAATGATCGCGTCGATTGCGCGTTTCCGCAGGTCAGAAGGGGTGTGGGGAATGGATTTCGCGTGACGGCGCAGGTCATGTAATGTTGTTCCCGCAACGCCGACCGGGACGAAAACCCCGGGAAGCGCAAGCACTCGTAGCTTAACGGATAGAGCATCTGACTACGGATCAGAAGGTTGCAGGTTCGAATCCTGCCGAGTGCACAGCAGGCCAGAGGCCCCGGAGAAATCCGGGGCCTCTGGTGTTTTGTCCGGCTGTCTGTCCTCCGGCTCGGCCGTACGGGGTGTGTCCGCGAGGGGTGCGGGCGGGGCGGGCCGGGGCGGACCCCGGGTCGGGCGGCTCGCCGGGCAGGGGAAGCGCAGGGAATCGGACACGGGTGTGACCTGGGGGTCCATACGTTTTCCTGGGGGGACGGGCATGGGCTCCGGGAGTGTGAACGGCTGGAAGTCGGTGGTTCAAGCGCCGCCAGGGGAACCCGAAGGGGAGGGCTCGGGTACTGTCGCCGCTTTCGGCGGTGGGGATCGGCGGTGCGTCCGGAGGTGCGTATGGCATGGCGGTGCTCCGGGATCGGATGGCCGCAGGGGACGCGGTTGGCCGTTCTGCGGTGGGAAGGCGGGCGGGTCAGTCCGCTCGCGGTGGGCCGGGAGCTGGGCTTCCGGGCCGAGGGTGAGCGGCGGTGCGTCGGGGCGCGGGGGAATCCGTGCCCGGTGGGCGCAGCCGTGTCCGGGCGGGTCACCGGTCCTCGGTGTCCGGACTGCGCCCGGCTGGACCGCGCGCACTCCGTCGCGGCCGACACCCTCGCCGACGACCCCCGTACCTACCGGGTCTATCTCGCCTGGTTCGGCCCCGGCATGGCCAAGGTCGGGATCACCGCCGAGGAGCGCGGTCCGGCGCGCCTGCTCGAACAGGGCGCCGTCGTCTTCTGCTGGCTGGGGCGCGGGCCCCTGATGGCCGCCCGCCGGGCCGAGGAGGTCATCGGCACGGCCCTCGGGATTCCGGAGCGCGTTCCGTACGCCGAGAAGCGGGCCGTCCGCGCGGAGCTGCCCGGTACGGCGGGCGAGCGGTCCGCCGAGGTCGTGGAGCTGCACCGGCGGGCCCGTGCGCTCGACGGATGGCCCGAGACCCTGGAGCCGCTGGAGTGCGCGCCCGTCGATCACATGGATGTCTTCGGGCTCGCCGGGCTGCCCCGGGCCACCTGTGTCGTCACCGGGCTCGTCGACGGCGGTGCCGTCGCGGGGACCCTGCTCGCCGCCGTCGGCCCCGATCTGCATCTGCGGACGGCCGACGCCGAGATCGTCGTCCTCGACACCCGGCTGATGTCCGGCTGGTCCCTCGTCGGCGCCGGACCGGGCGCCGGTCTGTCCGTACCGACCACCGCTCTGGGCACCGTCTCCCCCGGCAGCCATCAGGAAGGGCTCTTCTGAAGCAGAGGGACTCTCCCGGCAGCCGCGTGCCGCGGCGGCCCGGAGCCCCTGCCCGGTGCCGGGCAGATCCTTGGACACCTCTGCGCCCCACCGCTCACCCTGGCCCCATGAGCCAGGAACGTGTCATTCGCCCCGTCCCCGCCCACGAACCCCCCTATTACACGGTCGTCTTCACCTCCGTACAGCCCGAGGAGGCCCCCGGGTACGCCGACACCGCCGCGCGCATGGCCGAACTCGTCCAGGAGGTACCCGGGTTCCTCGGCTATGAGCACGCGCGTGACCCCGACGGGGTCGGCATCACCGTCGGATACTTCCGCGACGAGGAGTCCATCGCCGCCTGGCGGCGCGACCTGGAGCACCAGGAAGCGCAGCGGCGCGGACGGGAGGGCTGGGACCTCCGCTACAGCGTCCACATCGCCCGCGTCGAACGGAGTTACTCCTTCGAGCGGGAGTGAGACGGCGGAGGGGGAGGGCCTGCCGCCGGTGTTTCTCAGGAAATTCACAGACGGGGGAAAGGCCGCTTTCAGGGCGGCGGCGCAAGGTGGCCGCCATGACCACGACATCGCCCCGGAGGCGCACGGAGATGTTCAGGCCGGACGGCACCCCTGTCCGGGTCCTCGTCGTCGATGACGAGACGGCGCTGAGCGAGCTGCTGTCGATGGCCCTGAGATACGAGGGCTGGCAGGTGCGCAGCGCCGGGGACGGTGCCGGGGCGGTGTCCGAGGCGCGGGAGTTCCAGCCGGACGCGGTGGTGCTCGATGTGGCGCTCCCCGACATGGACGGGCTGACCCTGCTCGCCCGGCTGCGGCGCGAACGGCCCGAGGTGCCCGTCCTCTTCCTCACCGCGCGGGACGCCGTCGAGGACCGTATCGCCGGACTCACCGCGGGCGGCGACGACTACGTCACCAAACCCTTCTCCCTGGAGGAGGTCGTGGCCCGGCTGCGCGGACTGATCCGGCGCTCCGGGGCCGCGTCCGCCGCTCGCGGCGAATCCCTCCTGGCGGTGGGGGATCTGACGCTGGACGAGGACAGCCGCGAGGTCAGCAGGGGCGGCCAGGCCATCCATCTGACGGCCACCGAGTTCGAGCTGCTGCGCTATCTGATGCGCAATCCGCGCCGGGTGCTCAGCAAGGCGCAGATCCTCGACCGGGTCTGGTCGTACGACTTCGGCGGCCAGGCCAACGTCGTCGAGCTGTATGTCTCGTACCTCCGGAAGAAGATCGACGCGGGCCGCGCACCGATGATCCACACCCGGCGCGGCGCGGGCTATCTGATCAAGCCGGGCGAATAGCGCCCGGCCGGGGCGGGAGCCACCGCCCCGACCGGGCCTTTCGCCTGCACGCCGGTGGCACTCCTCGGCGGAGGCGTCCGCGCCGGTGGTCCCGTGGTGCGCCCGGGCGGTCCCGTGGTGCGCCCAGGTGGGCGACAAGTCGCTATACAGCGTACGGTGATTTCTTGTACGGTGTACAGCGTTCGCTCTTCTACGCTGTACAAGAGCGCTCTCGGGCACCACCTGGCCGCACCGCGACGCACGTACCCCGCCATGGACGCACGTGCCAGACCTGACAGGAGCTGGGCATGACGGCGACGACCACCGAGAAGCAACCCACCCCCACCGGCCGCCATCCGCAGCGCTGGCTGATCCTCGGCGTCATCTGCCTCGCCCAGCTCACCGTGCTGCTCGACAACACGATCCTCAGCGTCGCGATCCCCTCCCTCAACCGTGAACTGAACGCCTCCGCCACCGACGTCCAGTGGATGATCAACGCCTATGCGCTGGTCCAGTCCGGTCTGCTGCTCACGGCGGGCAACGCCGCCGACCGCTACGGCCGGAAGAAGCTGCTGGTCGCGGGCTTGGCGCTGTTCGGCATCGGCTCCCTCGCCGCCGGACTCGCCCAGTCCTCCGGGCAACTGATCGCCGCCCGCGCGGGCATGGGTGTCGGCGGGGCGCTGCTCATGACCACCACGCTCGCCGTGGTCGTGCAGATCTTCGACGACGCCGAACGGGTCAAGGCCATCGCCCTCTGGTCGACGGTCAACTCGCTCGGCTTCGCCGCCGGGCCGCTCATCGGCGGCGCGATGCTGGACCACTTCTGGTGGGGCGCGATCTTCCTCATCAACATCCCCGTGGTGGTGATCGGCCTCGCCGCCGTGGTCACCCTCGTACCGGAGTCCAAGAATCCGCAGGGTGAGAAGCCCGATCTGCTCGGGGCGCTGCTCTCCACGATCGGCATGACCGCCGTGGTGTACGCGATCATCTCCGGCCCCGAGCACGGCTGGACCTCCGGTCATGTGCTGACGGCCGCCGGAGTCGGCGCGGTGGTGCTGGCCGGTTTCGCGCTGTGGGAGCTGAGGATTCCGTATCCCATGCTGGATATGCACTTCTTCCGGAACCGTACGTTCGTCGGCGCGGTCGCGGGCGCGATCCTCGTCGCCTTCGGGATGAGCGGTTCGCTCTTCCTGCTGACCCAGCACCTCCAGTTCGTCCTCGGGTACGACCCGCTGGACGCCGGTCTGCGGACCGCGCCGCTCGCGCTGACCATCGTCGCCCTGAACCTCACCGGTGTCGGGCCGCGGCTGCTGCCGAAGCTGGGCACACCGGTGGCCATAGGGGCCGGCATGACGGCTGTCTCCGCGGGTCTGGCCGCGATCGCGGTGCTGGGGCGGGACGGCTACAGCGGGATGTTCCTCGGCCTGGTCGTGATGGGCGCGGGCATCGCGCTGGCGGCCCCCGCCATGGCGAACGCGATCATGGGTGCGATCCCCCGGGAGAAGGCGGGTGTGGGCGCCGGGATCAACGGCACGCTGGCCGAGTTCGGCAACGGTCTCGGCGTCGCCGTGCTCGGCGCGGTGCTGAACTCCCGGTTCGCCGCGCTGGTGCCCGGTGTCGTGGGCGCGGCGTCGCTTCCGGCGGCCCTCGCGGCGGCGGACGGACCGGCGGAGGCGAAGGCGGTCTCGGACGGTTTCGCCCAGGGGCTGGAGACCAGCCAGCTCGTCGGGGCCGTCGCGGTGCTCGCGGGCGGGCTGCTGGCGGCGGTGCTGCTGCGGCGGGCCGAGCAGGGGCAGCGGGTGGAGCCGGACGCCGGGGCCTGACTCCGCGGACGAGCCCTGGGCCAGAACGGCGGGGGACACGGCTTAGCATCGGGGCGGAGGTCCGGTTCCTCCACCCGGTCCGGCAGATGGACATCCCAGCGAGGAGAGTGGCGCGATGGTGAGTGCGGCCGACCGTGCGAAGGGTCCCGCGCGGACCAGCGTATGGACGGAGCACCGGACGAGCCGTGGCCGCAGGGGGAGCCAGCCCGCCGGACTCGACCGCGGCCGGATCGTCGACGCGGCGGTGCGGCTCCTGGACGCCGAAGGTCTCGCCAAGTTCTCG
The nucleotide sequence above comes from Streptomyces clavuligerus. Encoded proteins:
- a CDS encoding response regulator transcription factor, coding for MTTTSPRRRTEMFRPDGTPVRVLVVDDETALSELLSMALRYEGWQVRSAGDGAGAVSEAREFQPDAVVLDVALPDMDGLTLLARLRRERPEVPVLFLTARDAVEDRIAGLTAGGDDYVTKPFSLEEVVARLRGLIRRSGAASAARGESLLAVGDLTLDEDSREVSRGGQAIHLTATEFELLRYLMRNPRRVLSKAQILDRVWSYDFGGQANVVELYVSYLRKKIDAGRAPMIHTRRGAGYLIKPGE
- a CDS encoding DUF2797 domain-containing protein, whose amino-acid sequence is MAWRCSGIGWPQGTRLAVLRWEGGRVSPLAVGRELGFRAEGERRCVGARGNPCPVGAAVSGRVTGPRCPDCARLDRAHSVAADTLADDPRTYRVYLAWFGPGMAKVGITAEERGPARLLEQGAVVFCWLGRGPLMAARRAEEVIGTALGIPERVPYAEKRAVRAELPGTAGERSAEVVELHRRARALDGWPETLEPLECAPVDHMDVFGLAGLPRATCVVTGLVDGGAVAGTLLAAVGPDLHLRTADAEIVVLDTRLMSGWSLVGAGPGAGLSVPTTALGTVSPGSHQEGLF
- a CDS encoding PAS domain-containing protein, translating into MSSRPSRGAARLAAILDALPDGLVLVNCNGTVVNANTIALELFEAPGTALVGRGLLDLLPTFDSRLIPGSMRRPEATDERGRTKPTRMVARRTDGNEFPVEVTSAGLEDGRDAYASRQGYTGDELLMLVVRDLSGTLDTEAELARSQRQTEMILRAAAEGVVGTDTEGRVVLVNPAAAQILGFRASDLGGQELHPLILHSREDGKPFPYAESPLADTLRSGRKHRVRGQVLWAKDGSRVPVDLTTAPVRDGDQLVGAVMTFTDRRPAEALAERHAAELAGTTERLTAELTATTERFTTELAENEERFTAELADKSERYTTEIERRDERYEELAARHGQLTAVLDGSLRGPLLELRRELGTLADDPAGQLWPEANQILHHLAAGYARMTTLIDNVLGFQRLDTGGERLDKTKVMLDAVVAAGVEGAIELIGPGRVQFAVHAPAIEAEVDTVRLATALAHLAADVAGVDSTGKTRLLPDGGYADSTVVIAAAQRGDVVRIEVRGPFSGGDPVHEPIVRGIVTAHGGVLQTHEMPGMSGSAYVLEVPLGDGAGGIAQEPPAVGGAGSGAPDGTGAPGPSNALPAAPETMPELLPESLAETGEPVEPAGSADDAGLPALPRGAGTAPLDAADRPGDPMDPMEAVEAAGSGRRRGRRSSTDAFLESPVSAEGSASGEDASQPTGRRRAAAPAAPATGPAEPPHAPLPGQGSVPPRTAVPGDGTAAADDTPHDGGEPDGPAAAAATAPGGTGRRRGRPSPAEGDAVPAPESARPGAEGQPVPAGVDDRPGPAVPQGAEGTADNADNANDTDDTATAAEGAAPRSAPGQPVPPQAPEPGRPVPPGGVPPQTARSVAVPPRGTPPQQGGGVSLPQQSTGAPQDRAPRPVPPQGMPPQPVPPHGAVPQHGPVPPQGLPHGLPQGLSPHGAVPELSAAVPGGLGGPGGPAGPQGGAADARPAGRRARRALAPSPVSPDQPDHSDHSDQAGAPAAGPDGPRPAFALPPAEADRVGRVPGGAGSDPHDRHDPVRVAPGADHTPPEHHPLPTGRRRARPAGPQDDTDGTGSVAVPAAAPDGNAPARPAAPGATGTDTGSVSLPLPDLEAPHPGAAPPALRQPLPAEAPRLPRQGTGGRPEPLPADASQGRAFSVRTLGQGVQPAQQQPQQSAGTPRAAGGAQPLPPLPAQRPGPAAEQPAGQGSGRRRKLAAPPGEESDSPADTGAQPQVPALTGPRTPSAAKAPQTRQAPLKPQSPHAPSAPQPQAPGSRLPLDRAEGRAYAIGAPDEGAEGPEPLDGPGGAVEVTNRPQPQPVDDELPPEPLDNPRRLLVWPAPDVSTQQALSDRGYRPVVVHSREEVDAQIAAFPAALFVDPLTGPITRTALQSLRQAAVAAEVPVLVTAGLGQATREAAYGADPAVLLKALAPRDSEQHPSRVLLIEEHEEIALALTEALERRGMQVARAGADTDAVALAAQTRPNLVVMDLMQVRRRRAGIIDWLRANGQLNRTPLVVYTSAGLNRAELPRLSSGETVLFLAERSTSAEVQSRIVDLLAKIGTN
- a CDS encoding SSI family serine proteinase inhibitor, whose translation is MPLRTPRTLITVLVAAAAASAPTAVAPPAGAAPVPPPLTVGGGPGTGQDRLTVVVSESGNARADGRYELTCGPVGGTHPDRDGACARLDTLAQAGEDPFVPVPEGQMCTQQAGGPATARVTGAWRGRPVDAVFSRTDGCEISRWHNAEPLLPQARS
- a CDS encoding MFS transporter; this encodes MTATTTEKQPTPTGRHPQRWLILGVICLAQLTVLLDNTILSVAIPSLNRELNASATDVQWMINAYALVQSGLLLTAGNAADRYGRKKLLVAGLALFGIGSLAAGLAQSSGQLIAARAGMGVGGALLMTTTLAVVVQIFDDAERVKAIALWSTVNSLGFAAGPLIGGAMLDHFWWGAIFLINIPVVVIGLAAVVTLVPESKNPQGEKPDLLGALLSTIGMTAVVYAIISGPEHGWTSGHVLTAAGVGAVVLAGFALWELRIPYPMLDMHFFRNRTFVGAVAGAILVAFGMSGSLFLLTQHLQFVLGYDPLDAGLRTAPLALTIVALNLTGVGPRLLPKLGTPVAIGAGMTAVSAGLAAIAVLGRDGYSGMFLGLVVMGAGIALAAPAMANAIMGAIPREKAGVGAGINGTLAEFGNGLGVAVLGAVLNSRFAALVPGVVGAASLPAALAAADGPAEAKAVSDGFAQGLETSQLVGAVAVLAGGLLAAVLLRRAEQGQRVEPDAGA
- a CDS encoding antibiotic biosynthesis monooxygenase family protein; the protein is MSQERVIRPVPAHEPPYYTVVFTSVQPEEAPGYADTAARMAELVQEVPGFLGYEHARDPDGVGITVGYFRDEESIAAWRRDLEHQEAQRRGREGWDLRYSVHIARVERSYSFERE